The genomic stretch AGCAGTCGGGTGGGCGGGTGGGAGTAGAATAAAGCGTAAAATTTTTACAAGCAATATATATATCATCAAAAGAAGGGAGATTTTACACAATGGCTGTTAATCTGCAAAAGGGTCAAAAGGTTGATTTACGGAAAAATGACGGAGGCTCGCTCAAAAAAGTAGTAATCGGACTCGGCTGGGACGCGGCAAAACAAGAGTCGGGCGGATTTCTCGGCGGACTGTTCGGAGGCGGGAAGACTCATAATATAGACTGCGATGCTACTGTATTTCTTTGCGTTGATGGAAAAGTTATAGACTCTAATGATGTAGTTTATTTCGGGAATCTTGAGCACTCTTCAGGTTCAGTAAAACACATGGGCGATAACTTAACCGGCGCGGGTGAAGGCGACGACGAGGAAATTTTTATAGATTTAACTAGACTCCCGGCAAAATACGATAAAATTATATTTGTCGTGAATATTTATAAAGCCAGCGAACGCAATCAACATTTTGGAATGATTCAGAACGCTTTTATAAGAATTTACGACGGTGAAAATAATCAAGAATTATGCAGATATAATCTTTCAGAGAATTATGACGGAATGACGGCGATGATTTTCGGCGAGATGTATTTACGTAATGGACAATGGAAATTTAACGCAATAGGTCAAGCGACACGGGATAATTCAATCAGCGAACTTTTAAGGAGATTCGCATAATAATTTAAGGAGGGATTCAGACATGAAATTTTACGATTTAGAATGGCTTGCGAAAAAATGCGGAACTTCAAATAAATACGAGATTACGGCAAAAGTTGCGGCAGAAGCAAGACGAGAGAGCGAAGAGGCACCAATTGACAAGACAAACCCATCAAATGAGCGTTTTATCTCTAATGTATTGCTTGAGATAGAAGAAAACAGAAGCCCGATCAACGCCCCCGCAGCTAGTTAATGAATAAATGAATAAATTTTTGAATGGCCGTAAAATCTTGCTAGGAATAACAGGAGGTATAGCGGCCTATAAAATTCCCGGACTTGTAAGGCTGATCACAAAATCAGGCTGTGAAATCGAGATAATATTAACTCCTTCAGCTGAAAATTTTGTAGCTCCCATGACTCTGGCGACTCTGGCAAAAAAAAGAGTCTGGCGCGAGAATGATTTTATTTCAGACGGTCATAACATTCCCCATGTAAAATTATCAGAATGGGCCGATATTATAGCGATTGCCCCGTGTAGTGCTAATACATGCGCGAAAATTGCTCACGGTTTAGCTGATAATTTGCTGACTTCTACAATTTTAGCTGCGTCTTGTCCGATTATAATATTTCCTGCAATGAATGAAAAAATGTTAATGAATCAAGCGACTCAATTAAACCTGAAAAATTTATCAGAAATGGGAATAAATATAATTGAGCCTGTTTCAGGTGATTTAGCTTGCGGGAAGTCAGGACGCGGAAGAATGCCCGAACCCGGTGAGATTTTATGCGAGCTTGAAAAATTTTTATGTCCGGTCAAATATTTATCAGGGCGAAAAGTTTTAATTACAACCGGGCCGACTCATGAATATCTAGATCCTGTGCGATATATTTCAAATCCCAGTACCGGAAAAATGGGCGTTGCTATGGCTCGTGCGGCGTGGCTTATGGGTGCTGAAGTAAAATTAATTTCCGGGCCCGTAAAAATTGACTCATACGGCTTTGAAGTAATTAATGTGATTTCAGCGCAAGAAATGTTAAACGCTGTCATGCAAAATTTATCGTGGGCTGATTATATCGTGAAGGCCGCCGCAGTGGGAGATTATAAGGCTAAAAATTTTCACTCACAAAAAATTAAACGCGAGGGGAAGGACTCATTAAATATTGAACTCGTTCAAAATCCCGATATAGCCGCAGAAGTCGGAAAATTCAAGCGCACGAATCAAATTTTAATCGGGTTTGCTGCTGAGTCTGAAAATATTTCACATAATGCCCGCGAAAAATTATCACGCAAAAATCTTGATTACATTCTAGCAAATGACATAACGGGACAAGATACAGGATTCGCCAGCGACACAAATATTTTGCGGTTAATCCCCCGTGATGAGTCAAAACATGAGAAAATTTTTTCAGGCCTGAAACAAGATATTGCATTTGAAGTCTGGGAATATGTCCTATCTAATTGACGTAATAATAACTTGGCCGCTTTGGAATTCTTTGACTTATGAGTGCGAAATATTACCCGAATCAGGTTCCCGCGTTCTCGTTCCAGTCGGCAATAAAAATAGAATCGGCTTTGTTAAAGGCTTGAGCGAAAATATTTCGAATCCTGATTATGATTTCAAGATAAAGCCTGTAAAAAATATAATTGATTCAAGACGAGTTATAGACTCTGATTTATGGGACATGGCATTATGGGCGGGCAAAATTTGCATGTGCGGAGAAGGAAGCGCGTTAAATTTAATCCTGCCTAAAAAATTTCTTGACGGTGAAATAATTGCGCCTTCACGAGTTTATCGCGACGAGTCAAAAAATTTTCATGAAACTAGCTGCTTTAACCCTTTTGACTCAGCCCGAAATGATTTTTACTTGTCAGAACTTGAGAAAGACGGCCGGGCATTAATGTTATTGCCGACTCATGAGAGAGCAGCAAATTTTTTTATGAATCTTCCGGACTCGTTAAAGTCTCAGGCTGTATTATGGCCTTCAGGTGTTAGAATCTGGCAGGCGTGGCAGCTCGTTCACGATAAAAATTTTCGCATTGTCGTATCAGCACCGGGGGGGATTTTCGCGCCTTTGTGTCCTGATAAAATCATAATTGAAGACGAGTCAAATCCTGCGTATATAA from Synergistaceae bacterium encodes the following:
- a CDS encoding TerD family protein yields the protein MAVNLQKGQKVDLRKNDGGSLKKVVIGLGWDAAKQESGGFLGGLFGGGKTHNIDCDATVFLCVDGKVIDSNDVVYFGNLEHSSGSVKHMGDNLTGAGEGDDEEIFIDLTRLPAKYDKIIFVVNIYKASERNQHFGMIQNAFIRIYDGENNQELCRYNLSENYDGMTAMIFGEMYLRNGQWKFNAIGQATRDNSISELLRRFA
- the coaBC gene encoding bifunctional phosphopantothenoylcysteine decarboxylase/phosphopantothenate--cysteine ligase CoaBC yields the protein MNKFLNGRKILLGITGGIAAYKIPGLVRLITKSGCEIEIILTPSAENFVAPMTLATLAKKRVWRENDFISDGHNIPHVKLSEWADIIAIAPCSANTCAKIAHGLADNLLTSTILAASCPIIIFPAMNEKMLMNQATQLNLKNLSEMGINIIEPVSGDLACGKSGRGRMPEPGEILCELEKFLCPVKYLSGRKVLITTGPTHEYLDPVRYISNPSTGKMGVAMARAAWLMGAEVKLISGPVKIDSYGFEVINVISAQEMLNAVMQNLSWADYIVKAAAVGDYKAKNFHSQKIKREGKDSLNIELVQNPDIAAEVGKFKRTNQILIGFAAESENISHNAREKLSRKNLDYILANDITGQDTGFASDTNILRLIPRDESKHEKIFSGLKQDIAFEVWEYVLSN